A segment of the Marinomonas posidonica IVIA-Po-181 genome:
TATCGCTGCTGAGTAATAACGGCTCAGCTTGATTGAGAAGTTTTTGTATTTCGTCAGCATTAACACCCTGGGTAATGCTTTGCCTAAGTTGGCGGACGACGGAATCAAGCTCGGGGTAATTTCCTTCAGCGAGCATGCTAGTTCTAGAAACGGCTTTGCGTAGAACTTCAATCAATTTATCGCTTGATGACTCCGTCATACCACCTCAACTCATATTAATTTTGACGTTCTTTTTCGATTAGAAAATCGACCACTTTAAAAATATTTTCATTGCCGTTGGCGGTTTGTGCAGACACTAGGTACTTACCATTGACAATCACACCTGGTACACCACGAGCACCGTAAGCACGAATTTTAGCATCAGCTTGACTCAAACGACTGTTCACTGAGAAAGAATCGTACAGTTTGTGGAAGTCGTCTTCATTTACGCCATAATTCACAAAAAACTCGGCAAGAGCGTCCTCTGAGTTTAGACGACGATGCTCAACATGAATAGCATTAAACAAGTCTCCGCGAATTTTATCTTCTACGCCAAGGATATCGGCAATGTAAAATGCTTTCGCATGGGCTAACCAACCACGTCCAAATACCGCCGGCTGATATTTAAAGTCGACGTCCGCTGGCACATCTTTTTTCCAAGCTTGAACAAGTGGTTCTAAGGCGTAGCAATGTGGACAACCATACCAAAAAATTTCAGTGACTTCGATTTTACTTGGGTCGCTGGTACGAACTGGTGTCTTGATGGTGGTATAACCATTGCCATCACTGTATTCCGCCGCTATGGCAGTCAGTGGCATAAGTAGAGAAAAGATCAGAGCTGTAAACAGCTTTTTCATGGGAAGCTCCTAATGATAAAAGTGAAACTATAGTGACATCATGCACTTAAAGATAAAAAACTTCGATCCTGTTTACAGGGGAAGGTTCTGCATTTCCGGTAAGTTTACATAAAATTTACATCAATAGGGGCGATTGGGTGAGCCAATCGCCTTTTAAATGGCATCTTAGGCGGATTGCTGGCATTATATACACCCTAAAACGCATCTGCGAATGCCAATCTCAATCGACTGACGAATATCAAATTTATGACACCTTACGACTCCACGTTCCAATCGGCTTATTTCATTAAAAGTGCGGAAAAACTGTCTCAATGCCCACTTGATCAAGGTGTTGAAGTGGCCTTTGCAGGGCGCTCCAATGCGGGTAAATCGACTGCATTGAATACCTTAACGAACCAAAAGAAATTGGCTCGTACTTCAAAAACACCGGGTCGTACTCAGTTGATCAACTGCTTTGGTTTGAATCTTGATGATCGTCGCCTGATTGACTTACCGGGTTACGGCTTCGCGAAAGTGCCGATCGAAATGAAAAAGGTTTGGCAGGCACACATGCAGGATTACCTGATGAATCGCCGTTCCTTAGCTGGCGTGGTATTGGTTATGGACATTCGTCATCCGCTTAAAGAATTCGACGAAATGATGTTGGATTGGGCGAAAGCCAATGGCATGAAAGTGCATGTGTTATTAACCAAGTCTGACAAGTTAAAGCGTGGCCCGGCGAAGTCGACTATGTTGTCGATTCAGCGAGAGCTAAAGCAGCAAAACATCGACGGGTCGGTGCAAACCTTCTCTGCCCTAAACGGTGACGGTGTGGATGACCTTCGCATCAAGTTGGCTGAATGGCTTGTGTTAGATAATCAAGACGAAATCCCAGTATCGCCAAACGCGTAATGTTGGCATTGTTATACCGTAATCAGATGCTCTATGATTTGATTACGGTGGCATGTTCCCTTTTAAAGTGATTTATCTTCCCTTCTTATAATATCCATTGTCGCCACCACGATTTAAAAAGAGTATTGAGCCGATGAAACAGGATATCGTACATATTGCTTTGGTGGTCCGTGACTATGATGAAGCCATTGATTTTTATGTGAATAAACTCAAGTTTGAATTAATTGAAGATACTTATCAGCCTGAACAGGATAAACGTTGGGTGGTGGTGTCGCCACCTGGTTCTAAAGGAACGACTTTGTTATTGGCGAAAGCGTCTAAGCCTGAGCAATTGGACTTTATCGGTCACCAAGCGGGTGGTCGTGTATTTCTATTCTTAAACACAGATGACTTTTGGCGAGACTATCAGCGCATGCAGTCCGAGGGGGTTCATTTTGTCCGTGAGGCTGCAGAGCAAGAATATGGAACCGTCGCGGTGTTTGAAGACTTATACGGTAATTTATGGGATTTATTGCAACTTAAAGCGGATCATCCTATTTCCAGTCGACTAAAAGCGCTGATTTGAGCTGACTCATTATGGTTTAGAGGCTTGGTGTTTGATTTTTATTCGCTTCGTGACATCAGAATGGGTAACTTAAAGGAAACCCTTATTTGAGCTAGGTCAATCATGATGAAAATAACTCGGACAACCGATTTAGAGCGTTTACGTCGATTCGCCCTATCGTCGCAAGGTTTATTGCAGCTGAACCCTTTCGGCCGAGGTTTGGCTGGGACGCACGACGCGATTAAGCGCCTAGGTTATGTACAAATAGATACCATTTCTGTTGTTGAGCGAGCCCATCATCATGTCTTGCATACCAGGGTGCCTAAGTTCCAACCTGAGATGATTCATAGCTTGTTAGCAAATGGCCGTATTTTTGAGTATTGGTCTCATGCTGCGGCCTTTTTACCCATGGACGATTTTCGATTTTCCCTACCTTATAAAAAAGCCATCCAAAGTGGCCAGGTTCATTGGTATAAAAATCCAGATAAAAAACTGATGGCTGAATTGCTGGCTCGAATTCGCTCCGATGGCCCGCTGCGATCTCGTGATTTAGAGGCTCATAAAAACGCTAGCTCAGCGGGTTGGTGGGATTGGAAGCCTGCGAAAAAAGCGCTTGAGCAGTTGTATATGGAAGGTGAATTAATGGTAAGTCACCGGGAAGGCTTCCAAAAAGTTTATGATTTAACCGAGCGTGTTTTGCCATCTCACATTGATTCAAATCTGCCCAGTGCCGATGAATATGCCGCACACATGATGGATCAGCAATTGCGCTGCCATGGTTTTGTTTCGTTAAAAGGACTGACTTATTTGCGCCGTAGCACAGAGCTCCGTCAGGCTATGAAAAGCTTAGTGCGAGAACGTTTGCATCAAGGCGCTTTGGAAGAAATCGAATTAGGCGATGGTGAACGTTTTTTGATGCCAGCTGGCACGTTAGATCAACGAGCGCCTAGATTGAGTAATCGTCTGACGATTTTGTCGCCTTTTGATAACAGTGTTATCCAGCGGGATCGCCTTAAATCGGTGTTTCAGTTCGATTATCAGATCGAATGCTATGTGCCAGAGCCAAAACGACAATACGGCTATTTCAGCTTGCCGTTATTGTTTCGAGGGGAATTTATTGGACGCATGGATTGCAAAGCCCACCGTCAAGAGCGCCGCTTGGAAATTAAATCTCTCTACTTAGAAAAACAGATTGAAACATCGAACTTTAATGTCGACATCATTCTAAGTGCCTTTGTCGACGCCATTAAAGCATTTAGCCAATTCCAGCAATGTGACTCAGTGACCTTAACCTCAGTTGAACCTAATGCTCTAAAGTCGCCTTTGCGAATCGCGTTACAAGCGCTCGGTGATGGATGAAGCAAAAGTACGAAATCAATATAACTTCGTACTTAATGCGCTGAATCGCCGTCTACACAATACCAGACCCCGTTTTATTGGGATCGGTTGGGCGAGCCTTGGCCATGGCAGCACGATAGCCGCTAGCACGGTAACAACTAACAGGATCAATGGCACCATCAGTCTGCAAGCGTGCCATTTGCAAGATGGGTTCAACGTCTAAGTTGTAGGCTTGTTTCAAGCTGGTTTGCGCCATCATGGGGTCATTGTCTTCTTGATACTGAGATAGTGCATGGCGGTCTACGAGTAAGCTTTTCACAAAAGCACGTTGCACTTCGGCTGCACTGTACATCAGACTCTCGATAGGATCGGTCACATTGTGCGATTGATCCAACATATAGAAAGGACTGTAAGAAGGATCTTGTGTACGAATGTCGGTTAATTCGTTGAAGATTAAGAACAACTGATAAGGGTTGATCGAGCCGCTGTCTAAATCATCATCGCCGTATTTACTGTCGTTAAAGTGGAAACCACCTAACTTACCAAATTGCGCTAGACGACTGACAATCATTTCGATGTTAACGTTTGGCGCATGGTGTCCCAAATCCACTAAGGACAAACAGCGTTCGCCGGTTTCTTTGGCAGCAAGGTAGCTGCTGCCCCAGTCTTGAATCACGGTTGAGTAAAAGGCCGGCTCAAATATTTTATGCTCTAACAGCATGTTCCAATCATCAGGCAAACTGTTATACACCGTCTTGATGCTGTCTAAATAATGGCTAAAGCTGTTTTTAAAGTGCTGTTGGCCAGGAAAGTTAGAACCATCGCCAACCCAAACCGTGAGCGCTTTTGAGCCGAGTTTTTGACCCAATTCCACCACCTCAATGTTATGGTCGATGGCTTGTTCTCGAACCGCTTTATTGGTGTGCGTCAAACTGCCGAATTTGTACGACGCTTCCTGACCAATTTGATCTTGGAAGGTATTGGAATTCATGGCATCAAAATGCAGACCATATTGCTCGGCATACTGTCGCAGTTCCTTCGGATCCTTTGGTCTGTCCCAAGGAATGTGCAAGGAGACTGCCGTTGTGGTTTGTGACAATTGTTGGATGACGGAACAGTCATCTAGCTTTTCAAAAATATTGCGGGGTTCGCCTTGACCTGGAAAGCGTGCAAAACGCGTCCCACCAGTACCAACGCCCCATGAAGGGACCGCGACTGTAAATTGTTTTGCTTGCTCTAGGATTGTGTCTATTTGGATTCCTGAACGATCCAGTTTTTCCGCAAGCGCATTGTAGTCACTGGTGAGGGCCGATTCTTGCTTAGTGTTTTGTTCTTGTAACAAGTTTTGATCAATTAATAGGGTCATGATCGAATCCTTTTGTTGTTCTTATTTAGTCGGTTCTTGTAAGACAGGGTTTCATCAATGCACTAGCGAGTAAACGACGGCGCGTGACCCGCATCGACATTAAGTATGTTGCCTGTCGACTTAGCAGAGGCATCCGAGGCAAAGAAGTAAATGGCTTCCGCAATGTCTTCAGGTAACACATTCAGTTTCAACATGCTGCGTTGACGATAATGCTCTTCTAAATCATCGGTAGACAGCTGGTAAGCACTGGCTCTTTCTTCTTTCCATTTACCGGTCCAGATTTTTGAACCGCGCAATACTGCGTCTGGATTAACCACATTAGATCGAATCCCCAGTGGTGCACCTTCCAAAGCAACGCATCGAGACAGCTGAATTTCGGCCGCTTTAGCAACACAATAAGCACTGGCATTGGCTGACGCAACCAAACCATTTTTACTGGCAATAAACACCATATTGCCGCCCATGTTTTGTTGTTTAAGTAAAGCAAAGGCTTCCCGTGCAACCAAGAAATACCCTGTCGATAAGATGCTTTGATTTTTATTCCATAGTTCAAGCGAGGTTTCTTCTAGTGGGGCAGAAGACGCAATGCCTGCATTGGAGACCACTATGTCTAGACCTCCAAAGGCAAGGGCACAGTGTTTGATTGCACGAACAACATCTTCCTCGTGAGTCACATCCATTTTGATGCTAGAGGCGCAATCTTTTCCAAATTCGTTGGTCAGTTCATTTTTGGCCACGGCCAATGTTTCTTCATCAATGTCCATGAGCACGATGTTGGCACCTTCTGTTGCGAGGCGTTTTGCGGTTGCCAGACCAATGCCGCCAGCGCCGCCTGTGACCAAAGCAATGTGACCTGCTAGGGATTTGGGTTTGGGCATGCGCTGTAATTTAGCTTCTTCTAATAGCCAATATTCGATATCAAAGGCTTCTTGTTCAGGTAAGCCAACGTATTCACTAACGCTATTGGCCCCACGCATTACATTGATGGCGTTTACATAGAACTCACCGGCAATTCGTGCTGTGGCTTTGTCTTTTGCAAACGACAACATGCCAACCCCTGGAATCAAATAAATCACAGGATTTGGGTCGCGCATGGCTGGGCTGTTGTCGCGTTTACAGCGTTGGTAGTAACCAGCGTAATCGTCACGATAATCAGCCAAGCTTCTGTCTAAGGATTCGATGACTTCGTCCAAGTTGTCTTTTTGTGGGTCATAGGCCACCACAAAAGGACGGATTTTAGTGCGCAAGAAATGATCCGGACAAGATGTGCCTAATTTTGCAAGACGCTCTAAATCCATTGAGTTAACGAACTGTAGCACTTCATCGCAAGCATTGAAGTGCCCAATTTGACGTTGCTTTTCACTGGTTTTGCCGCGAATCAATGGCATAAGGCGAGAAACCACTTGGCGACGTTTGTCCTCAGGTATTGTATTAAACCGCTTGCCACCAAACACCGCTTTCCCTGCACCTTGTTGTTCTAACCAGATTTGCGCTTTGTTAATGATGTTCAACGAGTTGAGGTAGCACTCTTTGTTGTCATTGGCCCAAGTAAATAGGCCGTGACTTTCAAGTACCACTCCCTTTAAATGCGGATTCTCCGTGGCGATTTTATGTAAATCCATGCCCAACTGAAACCCTGGGCGACGCCATGGTAGCCAGCCAATTTCACCGTTAAAAATGTCTTCTGTGAGTTGCTGACTATTTTTGCTTGCGGCAATGGCGATCACCGCATCTGGATGTAGGTGGTCAACATGAAGGTAAGGTAAATAGGCATGCAGCGGCGTATCGATACTGGCGGCTCGGCTATTTAAGTTGAATGTACAATGGGGAAGATACGCGACCATTTCATCTTCAAACTCGACACCAGGATAAAGAGACAAAAGCTGATTCAGTTTATCCAAATAAAGTGTTGAGAACCCCGCTAGTCCCATGGAGCCAATATCGCCTCCAGAGCCTTTTACCCATAAAACAGTGGTTGTTTGC
Coding sequences within it:
- a CDS encoding VOC family protein gives rise to the protein MKQDIVHIALVVRDYDEAIDFYVNKLKFELIEDTYQPEQDKRWVVVSPPGSKGTTLLLAKASKPEQLDFIGHQAGGRVFLFLNTDDFWRDYQRMQSEGVHFVREAAEQEYGTVAVFEDLYGNLWDLLQLKADHPISSRLKALI
- the rhaI gene encoding L-rhamnose catabolism isomerase; its protein translation is MTLLIDQNLLQEQNTKQESALTSDYNALAEKLDRSGIQIDTILEQAKQFTVAVPSWGVGTGGTRFARFPGQGEPRNIFEKLDDCSVIQQLSQTTTAVSLHIPWDRPKDPKELRQYAEQYGLHFDAMNSNTFQDQIGQEASYKFGSLTHTNKAVREQAIDHNIEVVELGQKLGSKALTVWVGDGSNFPGQQHFKNSFSHYLDSIKTVYNSLPDDWNMLLEHKIFEPAFYSTVIQDWGSSYLAAKETGERCLSLVDLGHHAPNVNIEMIVSRLAQFGKLGGFHFNDSKYGDDDLDSGSINPYQLFLIFNELTDIRTQDPSYSPFYMLDQSHNVTDPIESLMYSAAEVQRAFVKSLLVDRHALSQYQEDNDPMMAQTSLKQAYNLDVEPILQMARLQTDGAIDPVSCYRASGYRAAMAKARPTDPNKTGSGIV
- a CDS encoding thiol:disulfide interchange protein DsbA/DsbL — its product is MKKLFTALIFSLLMPLTAIAAEYSDGNGYTTIKTPVRTSDPSKIEVTEIFWYGCPHCYALEPLVQAWKKDVPADVDFKYQPAVFGRGWLAHAKAFYIADILGVEDKIRGDLFNAIHVEHRRLNSEDALAEFFVNYGVNEDDFHKLYDSFSVNSRLSQADAKIRAYGARGVPGVIVNGKYLVSAQTANGNENIFKVVDFLIEKERQN
- a CDS encoding winged helix-turn-helix domain-containing protein; the protein is MMKITRTTDLERLRRFALSSQGLLQLNPFGRGLAGTHDAIKRLGYVQIDTISVVERAHHHVLHTRVPKFQPEMIHSLLANGRIFEYWSHAAAFLPMDDFRFSLPYKKAIQSGQVHWYKNPDKKLMAELLARIRSDGPLRSRDLEAHKNASSAGWWDWKPAKKALEQLYMEGELMVSHREGFQKVYDLTERVLPSHIDSNLPSADEYAAHMMDQQLRCHGFVSLKGLTYLRRSTELRQAMKSLVRERLHQGALEEIELGDGERFLMPAGTLDQRAPRLSNRLTILSPFDNSVIQRDRLKSVFQFDYQIECYVPEPKRQYGYFSLPLLFRGEFIGRMDCKAHRQERRLEIKSLYLEKQIETSNFNVDIILSAFVDAIKAFSQFQQCDSVTLTSVEPNALKSPLRIALQALGDG
- the yihA gene encoding ribosome biogenesis GTP-binding protein YihA/YsxC; translation: MTPYDSTFQSAYFIKSAEKLSQCPLDQGVEVAFAGRSNAGKSTALNTLTNQKKLARTSKTPGRTQLINCFGLNLDDRRLIDLPGYGFAKVPIEMKKVWQAHMQDYLMNRRSLAGVVLVMDIRHPLKEFDEMMLDWAKANGMKVHVLLTKSDKLKRGPAKSTMLSIQRELKQQNIDGSVQTFSALNGDGVDDLRIKLAEWLVLDNQDEIPVSPNA
- a CDS encoding bifunctional rhamnulose-1-phosphate aldolase/short-chain dehydrogenase gives rise to the protein MSTNLLANLWNDADASLMSEPELLQYRSNLLGSDMRVTNYGGGNTSAKLQMDDPLTGQTTTVLWVKGSGGDIGSMGLAGFSTLYLDKLNQLLSLYPGVEFEDEMVAYLPHCTFNLNSRAASIDTPLHAYLPYLHVDHLHPDAVIAIAASKNSQQLTEDIFNGEIGWLPWRRPGFQLGMDLHKIATENPHLKGVVLESHGLFTWANDNKECYLNSLNIINKAQIWLEQQGAGKAVFGGKRFNTIPEDKRRQVVSRLMPLIRGKTSEKQRQIGHFNACDEVLQFVNSMDLERLAKLGTSCPDHFLRTKIRPFVVAYDPQKDNLDEVIESLDRSLADYRDDYAGYYQRCKRDNSPAMRDPNPVIYLIPGVGMLSFAKDKATARIAGEFYVNAINVMRGANSVSEYVGLPEQEAFDIEYWLLEEAKLQRMPKPKSLAGHIALVTGGAGGIGLATAKRLATEGANIVLMDIDEETLAVAKNELTNEFGKDCASSIKMDVTHEEDVVRAIKHCALAFGGLDIVVSNAGIASSAPLEETSLELWNKNQSILSTGYFLVAREAFALLKQQNMGGNMVFIASKNGLVASANASAYCVAKAAEIQLSRCVALEGAPLGIRSNVVNPDAVLRGSKIWTGKWKEERASAYQLSTDDLEEHYRQRSMLKLNVLPEDIAEAIYFFASDASAKSTGNILNVDAGHAPSFTR